A single genomic interval of Pirellulales bacterium harbors:
- a CDS encoding PPC domain-containing DNA-binding protein, with the protein MKSKLLSDIAGRREWGLIFDAGDDCMTELKRFAADEQLSAAHFTGIGALERLTVAWFDLKSQSYQPIEINEQVELLSLIGDIAESNGKPAVHAHICVAKRDGSAHGGHLQNGRVRPTLELIVIESPAHLRKTFRPEFGLALIDLEHSDAAVS; encoded by the coding sequence ATGAAATCGAAATTGCTCAGCGACATTGCGGGCCGGCGCGAATGGGGCCTGATCTTCGACGCCGGCGACGATTGTATGACCGAACTCAAGCGATTCGCGGCCGACGAACAACTCAGCGCAGCGCATTTCACCGGCATCGGCGCTCTCGAACGCCTGACGGTCGCTTGGTTCGACCTCAAGTCGCAATCCTACCAACCGATCGAAATCAACGAGCAAGTCGAATTACTCAGCCTCATCGGCGATATCGCCGAATCGAACGGCAAACCGGCAGTGCACGCCCATATCTGCGTCGCCAAGCGCGATGGCAGCGCCCACGGCGGGCATCTGCAGAATGGGCGGGTCCGGCCAACGTTGGAATTGATCGTCATCGAATCGCCGGCCCATCTGCGCAAGACATTCCGTCCGGAATTCGGCTTGGCCCTGATCGATTTGGAGCATTCCGACGCCGCGGTTTCCTGA